A single Populus alba chromosome 7, ASM523922v2, whole genome shotgun sequence DNA region contains:
- the LOC118059555 gene encoding homeobox-DDT domain protein RLT2 isoform X1, which yields MEEAAGGGGVEVEAKKKTPGEGESKSKRKMKSASQLEILEKTYSVDTYPSEAVRAELSVQLGLSDRQLQMWFCHRRLKDRKAPSVKRPRKESPSPAGMPGGGEMGVVAEVGNEHGSGSSPFVLGVDQRRAVGRPTGVAVPRISADVQAMKRYYEPQQSIAELRVIAFVEAQLGEPLREDGPILGMEFDPLPPDAFGAPIGTIDLASPRSVIFSQDSRGISELVPFQGVFDWRMKGSATTGQQKQHVRIFEANLYERPDVKPIKSTTRTLHEYQFLPQQPTVRAEAYERAAPSCQYGSPADVHNVKTESISATLPFMHANEQVSSGYGLSNQVPSLSLMPQESRQGHLLPSTTGEYETVIQKCSFTNIGMDAQSGAHLVTALDNPYMSSDRRVTHDEDALRMQRKRKSEEARIAREVEAHEKRIRKELEKQDILRRKREEQMRKEMEKHDRERRKEEERLLREKQREVERYQREQKRELERREKFLQKESIRVEKMRQKEELRREKEAARQKAATERAIARRMAKESMELIDDERLELMEMAASSKGLPSIIPLDFETLQNLDLFRDKLTEFPPKSMLLKRPFLIQPWNDSEENVGNLLMVWRFLITFADVLGIWPFTLDEFVQAFHDYDSRLLSEVHVALLKSIIKDIEDVARTPATGLGPNQNGAANSGGGHPQIVEGAYAWGFDLRSWQRHLNPLTWPEILRQFGLSAGFGPQLKKRNVDQAYLRDDNEGNDGEDVITNLRNGAAVENAVSIMQERGFSNPRRSRHRLTPGTVKFAAFHVLSLQGSKGLTILEVADKIQKSGLRDLTTSKTPEASIAAALSRDSKLFERTAPSTYCIRPAYRKDPADTDTILSAARERIRTFKSGIVDGEDADDAERDEDSESDVADDHEIDDLGTGLNSKKVAHDSPETNEFNGKTVLGNGKESGGLKTPQVRLEKVRAGLTSLHSEGTNELKGAGSSIDESVDVAEIHTNPNQDVDIDENNLGEPWVQGLVEGEYSDLSVEERLNALVALIGVAIEGNSIRVALEERLEGANALKKQMWAEAQLDKRRMKEEFVTRTQYSSFTGNKMEPNQTISATEGRQSPMVNVDDRSNGMPVNVSVQQEQLSDQQSDMNYLNNMPFEGNMQMQDLSAGPDNLTYQQAGHIAEKSRSQLKSVIGHRAEEMYVYRSLPLGQDRRRNRYWQFTTSASCNDPGCGRIFVELHDGRWRLIDYEEGFDTLLSSLDVRGVRESHLHAMLQKIEVPFKETIKRRRLCANTEGQSKDPIKAEAVEMAAGPESGTGMDSPHSTVCVPDSDMSETSTSFTIELGRNEIEKNHILKRFQDFEKWMWKECFKSSVLCAMKYEKKRCSQLLGVCDYCHDTYFFEDNHCPSCHKTHPSQTGLNFSEHVAHCERKLKMDPDSALCSLSFPPRIRLLKLLLALIEVSVLPEALQAVWTNGYRKSWGMKLQSSSCVDDLLQILTLLEVGMKRDYLSSNYETSSELLGSSDPSGCAAHDSFNTGTAPVLPWLPQTTAAVALRVIEFDASISYMLHQKLESQKDRSAGNFIKLPSKYAVMKNTPDNETTEIPHRAGLLQEDDWVDVGIGLAGLGREQGIRGRGRGRTRVGRSQTRIIGSRTESSKRSASRSSSRLEKVLSWTGRSRGRGGRKSGRRSIRSRQKAVKKAAEIIPERKIPKENLYEQSTRRLGRHVRNGDETRFHTEDAENASSSERSEYNDENENIPASGDEYDDQVLDDYAGGFNGKSDDLLEGSDYNIDSNEEEEDDAMNEDEDELGDLDVEEYINRDSDEDEIRDGGQNGAQDGTESSSSDFSD from the exons ATGGAGGAAgctgctggtggtggtggtgtggaGGTGGAAGCGAAGAAGAAGACACCAGGAGAAGGAGAAAGTAAGTCCAAGAGGAAAATGAAATCTGCTTCCCAGCTTGAGATTTTGGAGAAAACTTATTCAG TGGATACATACCCATCAGAAGCAGTAAGGGCTGAGCTTTCAGTGCAATTAGGACTGTCTGATCGGCAGTTGCAGATGTGGTTCTGCCATAGGCGTTTGAAGGACAGGAAGGCACCTTCGGTGAAGCGCCCACGTAAGGAGTCACCATCACCGGCAGGGATGCCAGGTGGAGGGGAAATGGGAGTGGTGGCTGAGGTGGGAAATGAACACGGGTCAGGGTCAAGTCCATTTGTGCTTGGTGTGGATCAACGGCGAGCAGTTGGAAGGCCCACTGGGGTGGCTGTTCCAAGAATTAGTGCTGATGTGCAAGCAATGAAGAGGTATTATGAGCCACAGCAGTCTATTGCAGAGCTTAGAGTGATAGCATTTGTGGAAGCACAGTTGGGGGAGCCTCTGAGAGAGGATGGTCCGATTCTTGGGATGGAGTTTGACCCCTTGCCACCGGATGCATTTGGTGCACCTATAGGTACTATAG ATTTGGCTAGTCCCAGGTCAGTGATTTTCTCACAAGATAGTAGAGGAATTTCAGAGTTGGTACCTTTTCAGGGTGTCTTTGATTGGAGAATGAAAG GATCAGCAACAACAGGGCAGCAGAAACAACATGTAAGGATTTTTGAGGCCAACCTATACGAGCGGCCTGATGTAAAACCCATCAAG AGTACTACAAGGACTCTGCATGAATACCAATTCCTTCCACAGCAGCCAACTGTTCGAGCAGAGGCATATGAAAGAGCTGCCCCCTCATGCCAGTATGGCTCACCTGCTGATGTTCATAATGTGAAGACTGAATCAATATCTGCCACCCTACCGTTCATGCATGCAAACGAACAAGTGTCCTCTGGATATGGTTTATCAAATCAAGTGCCCAGTCTAAGTCTTATGCCACAAGAAAGCAGGCAGGGCCATCTCTTGCCATCCACTACAGGAGAGTACGAAACTGTAATACAAAAATGCTCCTTTACAAATATTGGTATGGATGCACAATCTGGTGCTCACCTGGTTACTGCATTGGACAATCCTTATATGTCATCTGACAGGAGAGTAACCCATGATGAGGATGCTTTGCGAATGCAGAGGAAACGCAAG AGTGAGGAGGCAAGAATAGCCCGCGAAGTTGAAGCCCATGAAAAAAGGATTCGAAAAGAGCTTGAAAAGCAAGATATTCTAAGGCGAAAG AGAGAAGAGCAAATGAGGAAAGAAATGGAAAAGCATGACCGTGAGAGGCGGAAGGAAGAAGAGAGGTTATTGCGTGAAAAGCAGCGAGAGGTGGAGAGATACCAGAGGGAGCAAAAGCGTGAACTGGAGCGCCGGGAAAAGTTCTTGCAGAAGGAGTCTATCAGA GTTGAGAAAATGAGACAAAAAGAAGAATTGCGTAGAGAAAAGGAGGCAGCAAGGCAAAAAGCTGCTACTGAGAGGGCAATTGCACGGAGGATGGCAAAAGAGTCAATGGAGCTCATTGATGATGAACGCTTGGAACTCATGGAGATGGCTGCCTCCAGCAAGGGATTGCCTTCGATTATTCCTCTGGACTTTGAAACTTTGCAAAATCTAGATTTATTTCGAG ATAAGCTGACTGAGTTCCCTCCCAAATCTATGCTATTAAAGAGGCCTTTTCTTATTCAACCTTGGAATGATTCTGAGGAGAATGTAGGAAATCTTCTTATG GTTTGGAGGTTCTTAATCACATTTGCGGATGTTCTTGGGATATGGCCATTCACTTTGGATGAGTTTGTCCAAGCTTTTCATGATTAT GATTCAAGGCTATTGAGTGAAGTACATGTTGCCCTATTAAAATCCATCATTAAAGACATTGAAGATGTTGCTAGGACACCTGCAACTGGGTTGGGGCCAAATCAAAATGGTGCAGCTAATTCTGGTGGTGGACATCCTCAGATTGTCGAAGGG GCGTATGCATGGGGTTTTGATTTACGTAGCTGGCAGCGACACTTAAATCCATTAACATGGCCTGAAATTTTGCGGCAATTCGGTCTTTCTGCAGGTTTTGGGCCACAACTGAAGAAAAGGAATGTTGATCAGGCATATCTCCGAGATGATAATGAG GGTAATGATGGTGAAGATGTAATTACTAATTTACGGAATGGAGCAGCCGTTGAAAATGCTGTTTCCATTATGCAAGAAAGGGGATTTTCTAATCCACGCAGATCTAGGCATCGCTTAACTCCTGGTACTGTTAAATTTGCAGCATTTCATGTTCTCTCTCTTCAGGGGAGCAAGGGTTTGACCATATTAGAAGTAGCAGACAAGATTCAG AAATCTGGGCTGAGGGATCTTACAACAAGCAAGACACCTGAAGCGTCAATTGCTGCTGCTTTGTCAAGGGATTCTAAACTTTTTGAGAGGACGGCTCCTTCAACATATTGTATACGTCCTGCATACAGGAAGGACCCAGCTGATACTGATACAATACTTTCTGCTGCCAGAGAAAGAATTAGGACATTTAAAAGTGGTATTGTAGACGGAGAAGATGCTGATGATGCTGAAAGAGATGAAGATTCTGAAAGTGATGTGGCAGATGATCATGAGATTGATGATTTAGGTACTGGATTGAATTCTAAGAAAGTGGCTCATGATTCTCCTGAAACTAATGAATTTAATGGGAAAACAGTCTTGGGGAATGGAAAGGAGAGTGGTGGTCTCAAAACTCCACAAGTCCGCCTTGAGAAAGTCAGAGCGGGTTTGACTTCCCTACATTCTGAAGGCACTAATGAGTTAAAGGGTGCTGGTTCTTCAATAGATGAATCTGTAGATGTTGCTGAAATCCACACCAATCCTAATCAAGATGTTGATATTGATGAAAACAACCTGGGTGAGCCATGGGTTCAAGGACTTGTAGAAGGGGAATACTCTGATCTGAGTGTTGAGGAGCGTCTTAATGCGCTTGTTGCATTGATTGGTGTGGCAATTGAAGGAAACTCCATCCGTGTTGCTCTTGAG GAACGCTTAGAAGGAGCAAATGCTCTAAAGAAGCAAATGTGGGCAGAAGCACAACTTGATAAACGTCGTATGAAGGAAGAGTTTGTCACGAGGACACAATATTCATCATTTACAGGGAACAAGATGGAACCTAACCAAACAATTTCTGCCACAGAGGGTAGACAAAGCCCAATGGTAAATGTCGATGACAGAAGTAATGGGATGCCTGTGAATGTATCTGTTCAGCAAGAACAGTTAAGTGACCAGCAGAGTGACATGAATTATCTAAATAATATGCCATTTGAAGGAAACATGCAAATGCAAGATTTATCTGCCGGTCCAGATAATCTGACATATCAGCAAGCAGGACATATTGCTGAAAAATCACGTTCACAGTTAAAATCTGTTATTGGTCACAGGGCAGAAGAGATGTATGTATATAGATCATTGCCCCTTGGTCAGGATCGCAGGCGTAATCGATACTGGCAATTCACCACATCTGCTTCCTGCAATGATCCTGGCTGTGGCAGGATCTTCGTTGAGTTACATGATGGTCGCTGGAGGCTTATTGACTATGAAGAG GGTTTTGATACTCTGCTGTCATCTTTGGATGTACGTGGGGTTAGGGAATCCCATTTGCATGCAATGCTGCAAAAGATTGAGGTGCCTTTCAAGGAAACTATCAAGAGGAGAAGGCTATGTGCGAACACCGAAGGACAAAGCAAAGATCCAATCAAAGCTGAAGCTGTTGAAATGGCTGCTGGCCCTGAATCTGGCACTGGTATGGATAGTCCACACAGCACTGTGTGTGTTCCAGATTCTGATATGTCTGAGACTTCAACATCTTTCACAATTGAGCTTGgaaggaatgaaattgaaaaaaatcacatcTTGAAGAGATTTCAAGATTTTGAGAAGTGGATGTGGAAGGAATGCTTCAAGTCTTCGGTCTTGTGTGCCATGAAGTATGAGAAGAAAAGATGCTCGCAACTGCTTGGTGTTTGTGATTACTGCCACGACACTTACTTTTTTGAAGACAACCATTGTCCTTCTTGCCACAAGACGCACCCCTCTCAGACTGGCTTGAATTTTTCTGAACATGTGGCTCATTGTGAAAGGAAGCTAAAGATGGACCCTGACAGTGCTTTGTGTAGCTTATCTTTTCCACCGAGGATCAGATTGTTAAAATTGCTACTAGCTTTGATAGAG GTTTCGGTTCTGCCAGAAGCTCTCCAAGCTGTTTGGACCAATGGCTACCGGAAATCTTGGGGTATGAAGCTGCAGTCCTCATCATGTGTTGACGACCTACTTCAG ATTCTGACACTGTTGGAGGTTGGCATGAAGAGGGATTATTTGTCCTCGAACTATGAAACCAGCAGTGAACTTTTGGGCTCATCTGACCCATCTGGATGTGCTGCTCATGATTCTTTCAATACAGGAACTGCTCCTGTTCTTCCATGGTTACCACAAACAACAGCTGCTGTAGCTCTAAGGGTCATTGAATTTGATGCATCCATCTCATACATGCTGCATCAGAAACTGGAGTCTCAGAAGGACAGGAGCGCTGGGAACTTTATT AAGCTGCCATCCAAGTATGCTGTCATGAAGAACACCCCAGATAATGAAACCACTGAAATCCCGCATCGAGCTGGGTTACTTCAAGAAGATGATTGGGTTGATGTAGGGATTGGGTTAGCTGGGTTGGGCCGTGAACAAGGGATCCGGGGCAGGGGTCGAGGTCGCACTCGTGTTGGGAGATCACAAACAAGGATTATTGGTTCCAGAACTGAATCCAGCAAGAGAAGTGCTTCCAGAAGTAGTAGCAGATTAGAGAAGGTATTGTCATGGACGGGACGATCTCGTGGCCGTGGAGGACGTAAAAGTGGACGTCGCAGCATTAGAAGTAGGCAAAAAGCAGTCAAGAAAGCGGCTGAGATCATTCCTGAGAGAAAGATCCCCAAAGAAAATCTGTATGAACAGTCGACAAGACGCTTGGGAAGGCATGTGCGGAATGGTGATGAAACAAGGTTCCACACGGAGGACGCTGAAAATGCCAGCAGCTCTGAAAGATCCGAGTacaatgatgaaaatgaaaatattccCGCATCAGGAGATGAATATGATGATCAGGTATTGGATGATTATGCAGGTGGTTTTAATGGCAAGTCTGATGACTTGCTGGAGGGAAGTGATTATAATATTGACagcaatgaagaagaagaagatgatgccatgaatgaagatgaagatgaactTGGGGACTTGGATGTTGAGGAATACATCAACAGGGACTCCGATGAGGATGAAATCAGGGATGGAGGACAAAATGGGGCCCAAGATGGTACCGAATCTTCATCTTCAGATTTCAGTGACTAG
- the LOC118059555 gene encoding homeobox-DDT domain protein RLT2 isoform X5, which produces MEEAAGGGGVEVEAKKKTPGEGESKSKRKMKSASQLEILEKTYSVDTYPSEAVRAELSVQLGLSDRQLQMWFCHRRLKDRKAPSVKRPRKESPSPAGMPGGGEMGVVAEVGNEHGSGSSPFVLGVDQRRAVGRPTGVAVPRISADVQAMKRYYEPQQSIAELRVIAFVEAQLGEPLREDGPILGMEFDPLPPDAFGAPIGTIDLASPRSVIFSQDSRGISELVPFQGVFDWRMKGSATTGQQKQHVRIFEANLYERPDVKPIKSTTRTLHEYQFLPQQPTVRAEAYERAAPSCQYGSPADVHNVKTESISATLPFMHANEQVSSGYGLSNQVPSLSLMPQESRQGHLLPSTTGEYETVIQKCSFTNIGMDAQSGAHLVTALDNPYMSSDRRVTHDEDALRMQRKRKSEEARIAREVEAHEKRIRKELEKQDILRRKREEQMRKEMEKHDRERRKEEERLLREKQREVERYQREQKRELERREKFLQKESIRVEKMRQKEELRREKEAARQKAATERAIARRMAKESMELIDDERLELMEMAASSKGLPSIIPLDFETLQNLDLFRDKLTEFPPKSMLLKRPFLIQPWNDSEENVGNLLMVWRFLITFADVLGIWPFTLDEFVQAFHDYDSRLLSEVHVALLKSIIKDIEDVARTPATGLGPNQNGAANSGGGHPQIVEGAYAWGFDLRSWQRHLNPLTWPEILRQFGLSAGFGPQLKKRNVDQAYLRDDNEGNDGEDVITNLRNGAAVENAVSIMQERGFSNPRRSRHRLTPGTVKFAAFHVLSLQGSKGLTILEVADKIQKSGLRDLTTSKTPEASIAAALSRDSKLFERTAPSTYCIRPAYRKDPADTDTILSAARERIRTFKSGIVDGEDADDAERDEDSESDVADDHEIDDLGTGLNSKKVAHDSPETNEFNGKTVLGNGKESGGLKTPQVRLEKVRAGLTSLHSEGTNELKGAGSSIDESVDVAEIHTNPNQDVDIDENNLGEPWVQGLVEGEYSDLSVEERLNALVALIGVAIEGNSIRVALEERLEGANALKKQMWAEAQLDKRRMKEEFVTRTQYSSFTGNKMEPNQTISATEGRQSPMVNVDDRSNGMPVNVSVQQEQLSDQQSDMNYLNNMPFEGNMQMQDLSAGPDNLTYQQAGHIAEKSRSQLKSVIGHRAEEMYVYRSLPLGQDRRRNRYWQFTTSASCNDPGCGRIFVELHDGRWRLIDYEEGFDTLLSSLDVRGVRESHLHAMLQKIEVPFKETIKRRRLCANTEGQSKDPIKAEAVEMAAGPESGTGMDSPHSTVCVPDSDMSETSTSFTIELGRNEIEKNHILKRFQDFEKWMWKECFKSSVLCAMKYEKKRCSQLLGVCDYCHDTYFFEDNHCPSCHKTHPSQTGLNFSEHVAHCERKLKMDPDSALCSLSFPPRIRLLKLLLALIEVSVLPEALQAVWTNGYRKSWDSDTVGGWHEEGLFVLEL; this is translated from the exons ATGGAGGAAgctgctggtggtggtggtgtggaGGTGGAAGCGAAGAAGAAGACACCAGGAGAAGGAGAAAGTAAGTCCAAGAGGAAAATGAAATCTGCTTCCCAGCTTGAGATTTTGGAGAAAACTTATTCAG TGGATACATACCCATCAGAAGCAGTAAGGGCTGAGCTTTCAGTGCAATTAGGACTGTCTGATCGGCAGTTGCAGATGTGGTTCTGCCATAGGCGTTTGAAGGACAGGAAGGCACCTTCGGTGAAGCGCCCACGTAAGGAGTCACCATCACCGGCAGGGATGCCAGGTGGAGGGGAAATGGGAGTGGTGGCTGAGGTGGGAAATGAACACGGGTCAGGGTCAAGTCCATTTGTGCTTGGTGTGGATCAACGGCGAGCAGTTGGAAGGCCCACTGGGGTGGCTGTTCCAAGAATTAGTGCTGATGTGCAAGCAATGAAGAGGTATTATGAGCCACAGCAGTCTATTGCAGAGCTTAGAGTGATAGCATTTGTGGAAGCACAGTTGGGGGAGCCTCTGAGAGAGGATGGTCCGATTCTTGGGATGGAGTTTGACCCCTTGCCACCGGATGCATTTGGTGCACCTATAGGTACTATAG ATTTGGCTAGTCCCAGGTCAGTGATTTTCTCACAAGATAGTAGAGGAATTTCAGAGTTGGTACCTTTTCAGGGTGTCTTTGATTGGAGAATGAAAG GATCAGCAACAACAGGGCAGCAGAAACAACATGTAAGGATTTTTGAGGCCAACCTATACGAGCGGCCTGATGTAAAACCCATCAAG AGTACTACAAGGACTCTGCATGAATACCAATTCCTTCCACAGCAGCCAACTGTTCGAGCAGAGGCATATGAAAGAGCTGCCCCCTCATGCCAGTATGGCTCACCTGCTGATGTTCATAATGTGAAGACTGAATCAATATCTGCCACCCTACCGTTCATGCATGCAAACGAACAAGTGTCCTCTGGATATGGTTTATCAAATCAAGTGCCCAGTCTAAGTCTTATGCCACAAGAAAGCAGGCAGGGCCATCTCTTGCCATCCACTACAGGAGAGTACGAAACTGTAATACAAAAATGCTCCTTTACAAATATTGGTATGGATGCACAATCTGGTGCTCACCTGGTTACTGCATTGGACAATCCTTATATGTCATCTGACAGGAGAGTAACCCATGATGAGGATGCTTTGCGAATGCAGAGGAAACGCAAG AGTGAGGAGGCAAGAATAGCCCGCGAAGTTGAAGCCCATGAAAAAAGGATTCGAAAAGAGCTTGAAAAGCAAGATATTCTAAGGCGAAAG AGAGAAGAGCAAATGAGGAAAGAAATGGAAAAGCATGACCGTGAGAGGCGGAAGGAAGAAGAGAGGTTATTGCGTGAAAAGCAGCGAGAGGTGGAGAGATACCAGAGGGAGCAAAAGCGTGAACTGGAGCGCCGGGAAAAGTTCTTGCAGAAGGAGTCTATCAGA GTTGAGAAAATGAGACAAAAAGAAGAATTGCGTAGAGAAAAGGAGGCAGCAAGGCAAAAAGCTGCTACTGAGAGGGCAATTGCACGGAGGATGGCAAAAGAGTCAATGGAGCTCATTGATGATGAACGCTTGGAACTCATGGAGATGGCTGCCTCCAGCAAGGGATTGCCTTCGATTATTCCTCTGGACTTTGAAACTTTGCAAAATCTAGATTTATTTCGAG ATAAGCTGACTGAGTTCCCTCCCAAATCTATGCTATTAAAGAGGCCTTTTCTTATTCAACCTTGGAATGATTCTGAGGAGAATGTAGGAAATCTTCTTATG GTTTGGAGGTTCTTAATCACATTTGCGGATGTTCTTGGGATATGGCCATTCACTTTGGATGAGTTTGTCCAAGCTTTTCATGATTAT GATTCAAGGCTATTGAGTGAAGTACATGTTGCCCTATTAAAATCCATCATTAAAGACATTGAAGATGTTGCTAGGACACCTGCAACTGGGTTGGGGCCAAATCAAAATGGTGCAGCTAATTCTGGTGGTGGACATCCTCAGATTGTCGAAGGG GCGTATGCATGGGGTTTTGATTTACGTAGCTGGCAGCGACACTTAAATCCATTAACATGGCCTGAAATTTTGCGGCAATTCGGTCTTTCTGCAGGTTTTGGGCCACAACTGAAGAAAAGGAATGTTGATCAGGCATATCTCCGAGATGATAATGAG GGTAATGATGGTGAAGATGTAATTACTAATTTACGGAATGGAGCAGCCGTTGAAAATGCTGTTTCCATTATGCAAGAAAGGGGATTTTCTAATCCACGCAGATCTAGGCATCGCTTAACTCCTGGTACTGTTAAATTTGCAGCATTTCATGTTCTCTCTCTTCAGGGGAGCAAGGGTTTGACCATATTAGAAGTAGCAGACAAGATTCAG AAATCTGGGCTGAGGGATCTTACAACAAGCAAGACACCTGAAGCGTCAATTGCTGCTGCTTTGTCAAGGGATTCTAAACTTTTTGAGAGGACGGCTCCTTCAACATATTGTATACGTCCTGCATACAGGAAGGACCCAGCTGATACTGATACAATACTTTCTGCTGCCAGAGAAAGAATTAGGACATTTAAAAGTGGTATTGTAGACGGAGAAGATGCTGATGATGCTGAAAGAGATGAAGATTCTGAAAGTGATGTGGCAGATGATCATGAGATTGATGATTTAGGTACTGGATTGAATTCTAAGAAAGTGGCTCATGATTCTCCTGAAACTAATGAATTTAATGGGAAAACAGTCTTGGGGAATGGAAAGGAGAGTGGTGGTCTCAAAACTCCACAAGTCCGCCTTGAGAAAGTCAGAGCGGGTTTGACTTCCCTACATTCTGAAGGCACTAATGAGTTAAAGGGTGCTGGTTCTTCAATAGATGAATCTGTAGATGTTGCTGAAATCCACACCAATCCTAATCAAGATGTTGATATTGATGAAAACAACCTGGGTGAGCCATGGGTTCAAGGACTTGTAGAAGGGGAATACTCTGATCTGAGTGTTGAGGAGCGTCTTAATGCGCTTGTTGCATTGATTGGTGTGGCAATTGAAGGAAACTCCATCCGTGTTGCTCTTGAG GAACGCTTAGAAGGAGCAAATGCTCTAAAGAAGCAAATGTGGGCAGAAGCACAACTTGATAAACGTCGTATGAAGGAAGAGTTTGTCACGAGGACACAATATTCATCATTTACAGGGAACAAGATGGAACCTAACCAAACAATTTCTGCCACAGAGGGTAGACAAAGCCCAATGGTAAATGTCGATGACAGAAGTAATGGGATGCCTGTGAATGTATCTGTTCAGCAAGAACAGTTAAGTGACCAGCAGAGTGACATGAATTATCTAAATAATATGCCATTTGAAGGAAACATGCAAATGCAAGATTTATCTGCCGGTCCAGATAATCTGACATATCAGCAAGCAGGACATATTGCTGAAAAATCACGTTCACAGTTAAAATCTGTTATTGGTCACAGGGCAGAAGAGATGTATGTATATAGATCATTGCCCCTTGGTCAGGATCGCAGGCGTAATCGATACTGGCAATTCACCACATCTGCTTCCTGCAATGATCCTGGCTGTGGCAGGATCTTCGTTGAGTTACATGATGGTCGCTGGAGGCTTATTGACTATGAAGAG GGTTTTGATACTCTGCTGTCATCTTTGGATGTACGTGGGGTTAGGGAATCCCATTTGCATGCAATGCTGCAAAAGATTGAGGTGCCTTTCAAGGAAACTATCAAGAGGAGAAGGCTATGTGCGAACACCGAAGGACAAAGCAAAGATCCAATCAAAGCTGAAGCTGTTGAAATGGCTGCTGGCCCTGAATCTGGCACTGGTATGGATAGTCCACACAGCACTGTGTGTGTTCCAGATTCTGATATGTCTGAGACTTCAACATCTTTCACAATTGAGCTTGgaaggaatgaaattgaaaaaaatcacatcTTGAAGAGATTTCAAGATTTTGAGAAGTGGATGTGGAAGGAATGCTTCAAGTCTTCGGTCTTGTGTGCCATGAAGTATGAGAAGAAAAGATGCTCGCAACTGCTTGGTGTTTGTGATTACTGCCACGACACTTACTTTTTTGAAGACAACCATTGTCCTTCTTGCCACAAGACGCACCCCTCTCAGACTGGCTTGAATTTTTCTGAACATGTGGCTCATTGTGAAAGGAAGCTAAAGATGGACCCTGACAGTGCTTTGTGTAGCTTATCTTTTCCACCGAGGATCAGATTGTTAAAATTGCTACTAGCTTTGATAGAG GTTTCGGTTCTGCCAGAAGCTCTCCAAGCTGTTTGGACCAATGGCTACCGGAAATCTTGGG ATTCTGACACTGTTGGAGGTTGGCATGAAGAGGGATTATTTGTCCTCGAACTATGA